A region of the Roseiflexus sp. RS-1 genome:
AGCGGTTCGTTGCCGAGGCGTCAGCGCGGGGGATGGTCGGTCTGGCAGGGCATCGCTCCGTCGGCGGCATCCGCGCATCGATCTACAATGCGATGGATCAGGAAGGGTGCGATGCGCTGGCTGAATTCATGATCGATTTCATGCGCCGGAACGGGTAGATAGGGTTCAGAGCGATGCCGTTGCCTGCCGATTATATCGAACGTGTCTACGCTGGCGTTCTTGGGAAGATCATCGGTGTCTATCTGGGGCGTCCATTCGAGGGTTGGACATATGACCGGATTTTTGCGGAACTGGGTGAGGTCTGGTACTACGTTCATGAGAAGCGTGGCGTGCCGCTGGTGGTGACCGATGATGACATTTCCGGTACGTTTACATTTGTGCGCGCTCTACCGGACTATGGGAACACGCGCGAACTCTCTCCAGCGCAGATCGGGCAGACCTGGCTGAACTATATTATCGAGAACCGCGCGATTCTCTGGTGGGGCGGTATGGGTCGTTCAACCGAACACACCGCCTTTCTGCGCTTGAAGCGCGGTATTCCTGCGCCGCGCAGCGGATCGGCTGCGCTGAATGGGCGTGTTGTGGCGGAGCAGATTGGCGCCCAGATTTTTATCGATGGCTGGGCAATGGTCGCGCCTGGCGACCCGGAACTGGCTGCTGATCTGGCGCGTCGCGCTGCGTCGGTGAGCCATGATGGCGAGGCGATCTATGGTGCGCAGGTGCTGGCAGCCATGGAGTCGCTGGCGTTTGTCGAGCGCGATCTGGGTACGCTGCTCGATACTGCGACGACGTTCATTCCGCGCGACTCGGTCATTTTTCGCCTGATTACCGATCTGCGCGAGTGGCGTGCCCGGTTCGCCGACTGGCGCGTTGCGCATAAGCGGATTGTTGCACATTACGGCTATGATCGCTACGGCGGCGGTTGTCATATCATTCCTAATCACGCCCTGATCCACCTGGGTTTGCTGTACGGCGAGGATGATTTTCAGCGGTCGCTGATGGTGACGGTGACTGCTGGCTGGGATACGGATTGCAATGCAGGCAATGTAGGGTGCCTGCTGGGGATCAAGAATGGATTGGCAGGCATCGATGCCGGTCCTGACTGGCGCGGTCCGGTTGCGGATCGTCTCTATCTGCCGACTGCCGACGGGGGGCGTGCTGTGACCGATGCAGTGCGTGAGACATACGCCATCGTCAATGTCGGGCGGGCGCTTGCGGGTGAAGCGCCGCTTGCACCCAAGCAGGGCGCGCGTTTTCATTTTGAGTTGCCAGGAAGTGTGCAGGGCTTCTTCGCCGATGAAAGCGCCGACTCCCGGGATACCCTGCGTCTTGAGAACGTACCCGGTCACAGTGTACACGGAAGTCGGAGCCTGGCGCTGCGGTACCGTCATCTCGCGCCGGGGCGTGCTGCGCGTGCGGCGACAGCAACATTCCTCCTTCCCGAAATGTCTCATATGCCCGGTTACACCATCCTTGCCTCGCCGACCCTGTTTGCGGGTCAACTCCTCAGTGCGCGGATCTGTGCGGATGAAACCAATCCTGCACCGGTGCAGTGTCGTTTGTATCTGCTGGTCTACGATGCTAACGACGCGCCTGTGCGAGTGTACGGTACGGCGGCAACGTTAGCGCCAGGCGGCGATCACACATTTGCGTGGCGCATACCGGATACCGGTGGTCAACCAATTGCTGCGGTCGGTGTCGAAGTGTGCGGGCGGGGGTGTGGAACTGTCTACCTGGATTATCTGACGTGGGAAGGCGCACCGGAGACGTCGCTGTGCCGACCGATTGGCGGCGGAACAATGTGGCGCCGCGCATGGGTCGATGGTGTCAGCATTCACGAGCAGGGCGCACACGAACCATACCGCCTGATCCAGAATGAAGGCACAGGGTTGCTGATCCAGGGTTCGCGCGAATGGCGCGATTATCGTGTCAGCGCAACCTTGACGCCGCATCTGGCAGCAGCCTGTGGTGTGGGGGTGCGTGTTCAGGGGATGCGCCGCTACTACGCACTTCTTCTGACTTTCACAGCGCACGGTATTGGCATTGTGCAACTGGTGCGCGTTCTCGATGGTGCGACCCTGCTTGCCGAAGCGCCTTTTGCCTGGAAGTACGACCAGAGGTATGTTTTCGATCTGAGCATCGTGGGGAATGATCTGCGTGGTATTGTTCAAATGCCCGACGGTAATAGCGTGTCATTGGATGCCCGTGATGATATGCTGGAAGGCGGCGGAGTGGCGCTGATCGTGGCAGAAGGCGCTATCGAAGCCGGTGAAGTGACAGTGCGACCTGTCTGACCGTCGCTAGTGAATGGGGCGTCTGGCGGGAACGCCGACGGCGCGAGGATAGGCGGCGAGGGTTGGCGCAACCTTGGCGATGACCACCAGGGTTCGCGGTTCGACGCCGGGGATGGTAACCGGTTCCACATCGATCACCCGCCCGCCGAGTCGTTCGATTGCAGTGCGCGCCCGCGCTACCTCATCAGCGATGTCGCTCCCTTTTGGCGCCAGTACACGCCCATGAACTCGACATAACGGTAAACAATACTCTGCAAGCGTCGCCAGTTCTGCCACAGCGCGGGCGGTCACAACATCGTACTGCTCACGGTGCTGCGGGTCGCGCCCAACCGTTTCAGCGCGAGCGGTCAACACCGTCACATCCCGCAGGTCCAGCACAGTAATCATATGTCGCAGAAATGCGGCTTTCTTGCCAACGCTCTCCACAAGGGCGACCCTCAGTTCTGGGCGCAGGATCTTCAACGGCAATCCTGGAAAGCCCGCTCCGCTGCCGATGTCGATCAGACTCGACGGTGCATCTCCCCAGCTCAACGCACAGCGCAACGAGTCAAGGAAATGGCGCGCCACAATTCCTTCCTCGTCGGTGATTGCTGTCAGGTTGACGCGCGTATTCCAGGCGCGAAGTTCAGCGCTGTAACGGGCAAACTGTTCAATCTGCCGCTGATCGAGGCGTAATCCCCACGCACGTGCGGTGTTCAGGAGCATATCCATCGTCTACCGGTACAATCCATGCGCCTCGATATACGCAACGACCGCGTCGGGCGTCTGATAGCGAATGGGGCGCCCCTGTGCGACACGCTGACGCAGATCGGTGCTGGAAATATCCAGACGCGGACCTTCGATCAGGATCAGGCGTTCCGGCAACGCTGGAAACATCTCAGCCAGAGCAGGCAGATCGATGGCTGCGCCGGGGCGCGACACGACTACGATCCGTGCCAGCGTCAGGATACGTGGCGTTTCGCGCCAGCGCGGCAGA
Encoded here:
- a CDS encoding ADP-ribosylglycohydrolase family protein, translating into MPLPADYIERVYAGVLGKIIGVYLGRPFEGWTYDRIFAELGEVWYYVHEKRGVPLVVTDDDISGTFTFVRALPDYGNTRELSPAQIGQTWLNYIIENRAILWWGGMGRSTEHTAFLRLKRGIPAPRSGSAALNGRVVAEQIGAQIFIDGWAMVAPGDPELAADLARRAASVSHDGEAIYGAQVLAAMESLAFVERDLGTLLDTATTFIPRDSVIFRLITDLREWRARFADWRVAHKRIVAHYGYDRYGGGCHIIPNHALIHLGLLYGEDDFQRSLMVTVTAGWDTDCNAGNVGCLLGIKNGLAGIDAGPDWRGPVADRLYLPTADGGRAVTDAVRETYAIVNVGRALAGEAPLAPKQGARFHFELPGSVQGFFADESADSRDTLRLENVPGHSVHGSRSLALRYRHLAPGRAARAATATFLLPEMSHMPGYTILASPTLFAGQLLSARICADETNPAPVQCRLYLLVYDANDAPVRVYGTAATLAPGGDHTFAWRIPDTGGQPIAAVGVEVCGRGCGTVYLDYLTWEGAPETSLCRPIGGGTMWRRAWVDGVSIHEQGAHEPYRLIQNEGTGLLIQGSREWRDYRVSATLTPHLAAACGVGVRVQGMRRYYALLLTFTAHGIGIVQLVRVLDGATLLAEAPFAWKYDQRYVFDLSIVGNDLRGIVQMPDGNSVSLDARDDMLEGGGVALIVAEGAIEAGEVTVRPV
- the rsmG gene encoding 16S rRNA (guanine(527)-N(7))-methyltransferase RsmG; the encoded protein is MDMLLNTARAWGLRLDQRQIEQFARYSAELRAWNTRVNLTAITDEEGIVARHFLDSLRCALSWGDAPSSLIDIGSGAGFPGLPLKILRPELRVALVESVGKKAAFLRHMITVLDLRDVTVLTARAETVGRDPQHREQYDVVTARAVAELATLAEYCLPLCRVHGRVLAPKGSDIADEVARARTAIERLGGRVIDVEPVTIPGVEPRTLVVIAKVAPTLAAYPRAVGVPARRPIH